In the Bacillus amyloliquefaciens DSM 7 = ATCC 23350 genome, TTTGCAGATCGCCATGTTTGTGGCCCCGGTGCTTGTGATCTGTTCCGTCTTTTTCCCGGTCAATATGCCGCTTGTATTCACATTGCCTGAGCTTGTCGCGATGATATCATCCGTCCTTTTGATGACGATGATTTCAAATGACGGTGATTCGAACTGGTTTGAAGGGGCTACGCTCCTTGCGGCTTATGTCATTATGGCGATCGGATTTTTCCTGCTTTAACCTGTAAAAAAATGCGGATAACAACGATTGCGGAGGAAAAGACTAAAGGAAAATGCTATAGAAAGAGTGATATGATGAGAAAGCTGTTTCATGCCACAATGATTCTGCTGTTATCCTTTAGTATTTTCGCAACGCCGTCTGCCGGTGCAAAGAAACCGTTTAAGGTTCCCAACTCTGTCGTAAGCATTTCAAAGGAAAATACGTATCCGAATGCTTCACAGGACCAGCCGATGCTTCAGCCGAGCAAACTGGCAAAGGAATTGTTAGATACATCAGAGATCAACATCGAAAATCCGCATCTGATTAAAATGCTGAATGAAACCACGGTTTCCGGTTCGCCGCTCGCCATCGGATACCGGGCGAAAATATTTCTCGGGAAATGGGCGCTCGGTTATCAGTCGAACGAAACGGTCGCCAACTGGGAATATAAAAAAATCAACACAAACAGAGCGGATAATCGGGGCGGGCAGCAAGCCGCGGAAATTTCATACGCACAAGAACAGCAATACAAAATCAAAGGCGGGCTCACAGCAAAAGTGCCGAACGCAGAAGATGTAAAAAGCATGATGATGCAAAAAGCGATGAAGAAAACAAAACTGCCGCTTGCATTTGAAACAGTCATCGGCGCAGGCACAAAACGCGATCAAACCTATAAAATTTCTCCGCGGCGGCTCGGCTATTTACACGCCTATGCCCCGGCCGTTAATGAAAAAGGAAAAGTAACATACGGCGAAGTGTATTTGGTGCTGAAAGGCAGCAAGCGGAAACTTGTCGTCAAAAATGTAACCTCGCAAGGAATCGGCGCTTGGATTCCGGTGCAGGACCATGTCACATTCGGCTTTCAAATTACAGCGCAGCCGAGATAAATGAAAAAGCTGATTCCGGTTTGGGAATCAGCTTTTTTCTGTATAATACATCTCCTCAAGCAATTGCACATTGTTGTTGTAC is a window encoding:
- a CDS encoding YfkD famly protein yields the protein MMRKLFHATMILLLSFSIFATPSAGAKKPFKVPNSVVSISKENTYPNASQDQPMLQPSKLAKELLDTSEINIENPHLIKMLNETTVSGSPLAIGYRAKIFLGKWALGYQSNETVANWEYKKINTNRADNRGGQQAAEISYAQEQQYKIKGGLTAKVPNAEDVKSMMMQKAMKKTKLPLAFETVIGAGTKRDQTYKISPRRLGYLHAYAPAVNEKGKVTYGEVYLVLKGSKRKLVVKNVTSQGIGAWIPVQDHVTFGFQITAQPR